A stretch of Bombina bombina isolate aBomBom1 chromosome 2, aBomBom1.pri, whole genome shotgun sequence DNA encodes these proteins:
- the LOC128648031 gene encoding peroxisomal membrane protein 11B-like gives MDSWVRFSSQSQAKERVFRAAQYACTLLGYTLQKNGASNELVASIKQLEAHLSLGRKLFRLGNSTDAIESAKRAIHLSDVVLRFCITVSHLNRAMYFACDNILWAGKTVLSRDMDQDKWSQRSFRYYLFSLIMNLSRDLYEIKGTLLMEVETSGKHSRLNAENEAVLPGDDPPYHALQTQLYLILNILRNNPPVLLDVLKNTCDIFIPLDKLGLYKTNPCFIGLCGLTSSILSILTIVYPWLKLKP, from the exons ATGGACTCGTGGGTTAGGTTTAGCAGTCAGAGTCAGGCTAAGGAGCGGGTTTTCAGAGCAGCACAATATGCCTGCACGTTACTTGGATATACCTTGCAGAAGAATGGAGCCAGCAATGAGCTTGTGGCCAGCATTAAACAGCTAGAGGCTCACCTGAGTCTGGGGAGAAAGTTGTTCCGGTTggggaattcaacggacgccatagAATCAGCTAAGCGTGCCATTCACTTGTCGGATGTGGTGCTGCGCTTTTGTATCACAGTCAGTCACCTCAACAGAGCCATGTACTTCGCCTGCGACAATATCCTGTGGGCAGGGAAAACCGTCCTTTCCCGCGATATGGACCAGGACAAATGGAGTCAGCGTTCATTCAGGTATTACCTTTTCTCCCTCATCATGAATCTAAGCAGAGACCTTTATgagattaaagggact cttctaATGGAGGTGGAAACCAGTGGCAAACACTCCAGGCTAAATGCTGAGAATGAAGCAGTCCTTCCAGGTGATGATCCCCCATACCATGCTCTACAGACCCAGCTTTACCTGATTTTAAACATCTTGAGGAATAATCCCCCAGTCCTCCTTGATGTCCTGAAGAACACCTGTGACATCTTTATCCCACTTGACAAGCTGGGCCTATACAAGACCAACCCATGCTTCATTGGTCTTTGTGGTCTGACCTCTTCTATACTGTCCATCTTGACCATTGTTTATCCTTGGCTTAAACTGAAGCCTTGA